The genomic stretch TGCGCGTCGACCCCTCGCGCGCGGAAGCGGTCCTCGAAGACCTGGCGGAGCTGTTCCGGGTGGCGCTGATCGAGTCGGGCAGTTCGGTGACGCTGGCCGAAGAGATCGAGCTGGCGCAGCGTTACCTGGCCATCGAGCAGATCCGCTTCGGCACCCGGCTGCAGGTCAGCTGGGACCTGGATCCGAAGGCCGGCGCTGCACGGGTGCCGCCGCTGCTGCTGCAGCCGCTGGTGGAAAATGCGGTCCGGCACGGCATCGAGCCGGCGGCCCAAGGAGGCTGGGTGCGGGTGCGCACCGGCACGCGGCGGGGTCAGGCGCTGATCTCGGTCAGCAACTCGATGGCCACCGGCGTGCCGCCCGGCAGCACCGCAGGCCATGGCATCGCGTTGCGTAACGTGAAAGAGCGGCTGCGCCTCATGCACGACATGACGGCACAGTTTTCGGCTGGCCCGGAGCGCGACGTCTGGCGCGTGCACGTGGTCGTGCCGCTGGAGTGACACGAACGAGGAGCGGAGGGCTCGATGTTGAGGGTGCTGATCGTAGACGACGAAGAGCTGGCGCGCCTGCGCATGCGGGCGCTGGTGGGCGAATGCGAAGCGCCGGCCGCCGAAGTGGTGGGCGAAGCCGGCAATGCGGTGCAGGCGCTGAGCTGGCTGTCGCAGCAGACCTGTGACGTGGTGCTGCTGGACATCCAGATGCCGGGTGCTGACGGTACCCAACTGGCCGCGCAGTTGCGCGAGCAGGAGCAGGCGCCGGCTGTCATCTTCGTGACCGCCCATCCCGAGCATGCAGTGACTGCCTTCGACCTGGAGGCGGTCGACTACCTGACCAAGCCGGTGCGTCGCGAGCGCTTGCAGGCCGCGCTGGCGCGCGCGGCGGAGCGGCTCAAGGCGCGTGGCTCCGCCGCCGCCGACGACGGCGAACCGGTCTTCATCGTCAACGACCGTGGCCGCGTGACGCGTGTGCCGGTCGCCGAAGTGCTCTATCTGAAGGCGGAGCTGAAGTACGTGACGCTGCGCACTGTCCGCCACACTTATGTGCTGGACGACTCGTTGTCGGAACTCGAAGAGCGCCTTGGCGAGCGCTTTCTGCGTATCCACCGCAACGCGCTGGTGGCCCGCAAGGCGGTGCGCGCACTCGAGCGGCGCTTGGCGCCCGCGGAGGACGAAGACGGTGGCAAGGAAGGCTGGGCGGTGCGCCTGGACGGCATCGACGAATGGCTGGCGGTGTCGCGCCGCCAGGTGGCGGCGGTGCGCGACGCGCTGACCCGGCAGGGCCTTTGAACGGCGCGGCGCCCGGGCCGCGCCGCGGCTGAGCCCCCCTTGCCTTGCGGCCACCCGCCGCAAGGCGCTCTGACACGCCGGCTCGGCCCACCACCCCTGCTGTCGTCAGGCCGTCACAACCCGGTCATATACTGATTTTTCCATGAAGGCCGACGTCACCGACCAGGCCGCCGGGTTGAGCCTGCTCAACCGCGAGCGGGCCATCCTCGAATTCAACTACCGGGTCCTGGCCCAGGCGCGCCGCGACGACGTACCGTTGCTCGAGCGCCTGCGCTACATCTGCATCGTCTCGTCCAACCTCGACGAGTTCTTCGAAGTGCGTTTCGGCGACTACCTGGAGGCCTCGCGCCAGCCGGGGGGCGGCGTGTCGGCACGCGACCTGGCCGAGGTGGCCTCGGCGGCCCACCAGCTGATCGACCAGCAGTACGCGCTGTTCAACGAAGAGGTGATGCCGGCGTTGGAGCGCGAAGGCATCGTGGTGCTCAACCATGCCGAGCGCAACGAGGAGCAGCGCCGCTGGGTCGACCAGTTCTTCCAGCGGCAAGTGCGTCCGTTGCTGGTGCCGGTCGGGCTCGACCCGGCCCATCCGTTTCCGCAGGTCGCCAACAAGTCGCTCAATTTCATCGTCAAGCTCAGCGGCAAGGATGCGTTCGGGCGCGAGAACTCGATCGCGATCGTCAAGGTGCCGCGGGTGCTGCCGCGGGTGATCCGCCTGCCGGCCCAGATCTCCGGCGACCGGCAGTGTTTCGTGCTGCTGTCCAGCGTGATCCGGGCCCATCTCGAAGAGCTGTTCCCGGGCCGGGCGGTCGAGGCGTTCTCGCAGTTCCGCGTCACGCGCGACTCCGACCTGGCCGTGGACGAGCAAGACGTCACCAATCTGCGCCAGGCCCTGCGCACCTCGCTCACCACACGCCACTTCGGCCAGGCGATCCGGCTCGAGGTGGTCAGCACCTGCCCGCCGGAGTTGTCGGGCTTCCTGCTGCACCAGTTCGGCCTGCCCGAGGCAGCCCTCTACCGTGCCAATGGTCCGGTCAACCTGGTGCGCTTGAACCAGCTGATCGACCAGGCCGATGCACCGTCGCTGCGCTTTCCGCCGCATGAACCCACCTGGCCGGCGGCGCTGACACGCGGCATGCCGATGTTCGAGCAACTGCAGCAGGGCGACGTGCTGTTGCACCATCCGTTCGAATCGTTCGAGCCGGTCGTCCAGTTCCTGCGCGAGGCCGTGCAGGACCCCGACGTGCTCGCGATCAAGCAGACCATCTACCGCACCGGCGCCGAGTCGGTGCTGATGGATTTGCTGCTGGAAGCGGCCCGGCGCGGCAAGGAAGTGATGGTGGTGGTCGAGCTGAAGGCGCGCTTCGACGAAGAGGCCAACATCAACTGGGCCGAGCAGCTCGAAGCGGTCGGTGTGCAGGTGGTCTACGGCATCGTGGGGCTGAAGACGCACGCGAAGCTGCTGCTGATCACGCGGCGCGAAACCGGGGCCAAGGGCCCGGTGCTGCGGCGCTAT from Caldimonas brevitalea encodes the following:
- a CDS encoding LytR/AlgR family response regulator transcription factor, which encodes MLRVLIVDDEELARLRMRALVGECEAPAAEVVGEAGNAVQALSWLSQQTCDVVLLDIQMPGADGTQLAAQLREQEQAPAVIFVTAHPEHAVTAFDLEAVDYLTKPVRRERLQAALARAAERLKARGSAAADDGEPVFIVNDRGRVTRVPVAEVLYLKAELKYVTLRTVRHTYVLDDSLSELEERLGERFLRIHRNALVARKAVRALERRLAPAEDEDGGKEGWAVRLDGIDEWLAVSRRQVAAVRDALTRQGL
- the ppk1 gene encoding polyphosphate kinase 1; its protein translation is MKADVTDQAAGLSLLNRERAILEFNYRVLAQARRDDVPLLERLRYICIVSSNLDEFFEVRFGDYLEASRQPGGGVSARDLAEVASAAHQLIDQQYALFNEEVMPALEREGIVVLNHAERNEEQRRWVDQFFQRQVRPLLVPVGLDPAHPFPQVANKSLNFIVKLSGKDAFGRENSIAIVKVPRVLPRVIRLPAQISGDRQCFVLLSSVIRAHLEELFPGRAVEAFSQFRVTRDSDLAVDEQDVTNLRQALRTSLTTRHFGQAIRLEVVSTCPPELSGFLLHQFGLPEAALYRANGPVNLVRLNQLIDQADAPSLRFPPHEPTWPAALTRGMPMFEQLQQGDVLLHHPFESFEPVVQFLREAVQDPDVLAIKQTIYRTGAESVLMDLLLEAARRGKEVMVVVELKARFDEEANINWAEQLEAVGVQVVYGIVGLKTHAKLLLITRRETGAKGPVLRRYAHLSTGNYNPRTARLYTDVGYLTADPELTADADTVFQQLASLTRMRTPRHLLLAPFNLHKQMLRHIEQVTEAAAARKPARIVVKINALTDVPLIEALVRAGQAGADIDLIVRGACMLRPGVPGWTDRIRVRSVVGRFLEHSRVAYFRWGTDAADETLYLSSADWMSRNMFRRIEVTWPVRDPALRQRVIDECLVPYLYDAKDAWTLQTDGHYERERVDGPSAQQALVERYRAGA